The DNA segment TTGTGAACCAACTCAAGGCCCTTCCCTTCAGCGAGGTGGGGAACACTCGGCACATGACAATGCTGCCTGAGGTATATAAACTCATGTGCGTGGTGTACACATCCATGTGTTCATCGCGATCAGTCGTCCTGTCATTATGATCTATGTTAAGCCCTTTCCACAAAGGTGGAATCCAGTGCGTCGGACAGGGGAAAAGACTTGTTTGGATATGATTCGCCTACAGTCTTCTGAGTACGAGTGGACTTCGACACCTCAACAACCTTCGTTCCGGTTGGGGTTGCATCAGGTCTCCCAACGGGGTTGCCTGGCTCGCCAAAGGCACCTTCCCCGATCAACTTTCTCTTCATTCTCTCTTCGGAGGGCTAGAATCTCCTCCtcgttcttcttcttcatctcatCCATCTCCCTCCACAGAGACATCATTAGCATCATCTGCTCAGTCTCCAACATTTTCTCATTCATCATGCTTCTTGTATACACCATCTGATCTCTCCCTTCTTCAAATTCTCTTGGCCCCACGATGGGCACCAATTGTTCTCGAACGGGATTAGAACCAAGAGAACGATTAAACTCCTTCTCAATCAGTCAATCTTCTCTTCATTCCTCAAACAAACTCCTTTTGCACCTCTCGCTCCTTCACTCTTCGTCTCCGTGCTtggatggtacctgcaaaaggcccttcgacgctcaagtaagaCTTCGACACTCGGTATGCAGTGCAATTAGTACTAGATGATGACGTACCTGATTTTTGGATTCTgtgcttatttatataattatggtGGGCCCTTTGTTATTGGACCTGATTAAGGATTTAATCTATAATTAAGAATACACTATTTAATGCTTGATCTTTGATTAGTGTCGTTAGCTCTCCGCTTGAGTGTAATAATTTCGATCAGTCTTAACCGAATGCTAGACTTCGATTCAGTCGTACAGACCTGACCGGTAcaatatcattttatattaattataaaatttcaaaatttctcTGAAAATATACATATAAGTAAATAAGATAAGACTTATCACCTAATTAACATAAATTAGAttaactcaattaaaaatataaaaaaatttgactAAATAGATCTaaagaatttaataaaaatttaatgaagaCTAACCAAATTTATTACACTCTGGAAACTTAATTAAGtgtgtataattttatttgtttgtccTTATAAGTTGAGTTCATATTTCCGTgttactttccaaaattggcaATTTTCCTAAGTCTTCTTCAAGTTTGTTTAAATTTAAGTGTATCTAGATCCTTTCATCAATTACAAACAAGCAAGTACATAGAAAAGTATATGACAAGTGGTTGTCGGAGATTAATAACTAGAATCCAGTTAAAATACATTCTCAATAATGAGACCCTACTGAATCATTATCACTAAGGATAATTTCCATTACATTGTTTCACTGAAGCATCTCAACTACTTGGCTCATGGTGGGCCTTAAATCTCTGTCTTCCATCACACACTTCAAAGCCACTTTACTCAAAATTTCCATCTTCCTATGATCATAATCATCTCCAATATCAGCTTCAATTATTTCCTCCAACCAACATGAGCTACTGTTCCCTCTTTTCTCTCTCACCCATTCCACCACCCTCCCATCATATCTTTCTTCATTATGGATACTTCTTGTTGTGCTTTTCCCAGTTACCATTTCCAAAACAACAATTCCATAGCTATAAACATCCACCTTGGATGTGATAGGCAAGTTAAAAACCCACTCAGGTGCCATATAGCCTCTGGTCCCTCTGATCATAGAGATGCTTGGATTGTTGGGGTTATTTCTGTTCAGGAGCTTAGACAAGCCAAAGTCTGCTAACTTTGGCTCATAGTTAGAATCTAGAAGTATATTTTGTGGCTTTATATCACAGTGCAAAATCCACTCCAAACATTCTTCATGCAGATATGCTAAAACTCTTGCTGTTCCAAGAGCTATGTTGTATCTCTTCCTCCAATCAAGAGTGTTGGATGAGAGATTTTCTGCTAAAGAACCGTTCTCCATATACTCATACACCAACAACCTATGTTTTCCCTCAGCACAATATCCCCACATTTCAATCAAGTTCATGTGGTTAAGCTTTCCAATGATGCCTACTTCAGCAAGAAACTCCCCTTCTCCTTGTTTAGCATTATAAAGTCTCTTAATTGCTGCATGTCTCTGATCTGATAAAATACCTTTGTACACAACCCCTCCCCCACCTCTTCCTATCTCTTCACTGAAACCCTTTGTAGCCTTTTTCAGCTCAGATAAGCTAAACTTTCTGAATCCTGTTTCTGTAAGATGGTAGCCCTCTCGATCAACGTCAGACTTTTGTCTGGTCCAAACTAGTAGACGCCAAATCGCAAAAGCGCAAATCACTTCAGAAGCTCCAAGGGCTGTAGAAAACCACAGGAAAATCTTTACAAAACGGTTTGCATGTGGTTTGACATAAGCTCGTTGAAGTTGAACAGAACAAACATGATCATATAAAGGTTCACTGGCATATTGTTTGTGAGAGAAGCTATTGCTTTTGGGCAATCTCAAGTATGTTGTTCCTTGGAATACCGGTGAATGTTTTCCATTGAGCAATTGTGTTTTTGTATAGCACCTATAAAAGCGTTTATCATCACTATAGGAGTGCTGAAACCCCTTACAATTGCAGTCTTGCAAGCATAAATTCTGGCAGGCACTGTAGTTACTAACTTCTACATAATGATTGTCATAGCCATAGAACTCAACATTTGGAATCTCCAAGAACATAGACTCATTCACATGGCAAGTAAGCTGAAACAAGGGTTCACACCCTTGAGACCAATCACTGTGGTTCTTCAATCTATGCCCCGGAAGACACAAACATTTTCTTCCACTCGCATGAGCataaacgcagaagctgttgggTCCACAAATCCCATGAGGTATGCAACCACTAGAAATTGCTTGCCATGAAACATACCACTTCTGCAAAACATTCTTTCGACTATACACTCGAACATTCCCATCACAATCCACTTTCAACCTTCTCTGCAGCACTGTGCCATAATCAGATGTCACGAAAGTGAAATTATCAGTTGAATTGAAAATCCCAAGAGAGTTCATCACGCCAATTCTACTACTGTTGAAATTAGTCCTTCCAGCATCCCA comes from the Phaseolus vulgaris cultivar G19833 chromosome 8, P. vulgaris v2.0, whole genome shotgun sequence genome and includes:
- the LOC137826535 gene encoding putative receptor protein kinase ZmPK1, with the translated sequence MNFQQEYSGDLALSTSMALSITLFLLALMHLQGSSSSSSLRMGSSLSVENPQDTLISPNAIFSAGFVSIGENAYSFAIWFTEPHFHSPNTVTWMANRDQPVNGKRSKLSLTDDGNILLIDASLNTVWSSNTDSLDPVELHLKDDGNLVLHQLQGTVLWQSFDFPTDTLVPGQPLTRYTQLVSSRSESNHSSGFYTFLFDDSNVLGLHYDGPDVSSSYWPQPWLISWDAGRTNFNSSRIGVMNSLGIFNSTDNFTFVTSDYGTVLQRRLKVDCDGNVRVYSRKNVLQKWYVSWQAISSGCIPHGICGPNSFCVYAHASGRKCLCLPGHRLKNHSDWSQGCEPLFQLTCHVNESMFLEIPNVEFYGYDNHYVEVSNYSACQNLCLQDCNCKGFQHSYSDDKRFYRCYTKTQLLNGKHSPVFQGTTYLRLPKSNSFSHKQYASEPLYDHVCSVQLQRAYVKPHANRFVKIFLWFSTALGASEVICAFAIWRLLVWTRQKSDVDREGYHLTETGFRKFSLSELKKATKGFSEEIGRGGGGVVYKGILSDQRHAAIKRLYNAKQGEGEFLAEVGIIGKLNHMNLIEMWGYCAEGKHRLLVYEYMENGSLAENLSSNTLDWRKRYNIALGTARVLAYLHEECLEWILHCDIKPQNILLDSNYEPKLADFGLSKLLNRNNPNNPSISMIRGTRGYMAPEWVFNLPITSKVDVYSYGIVVLEMVTGKSTTRSIHNEERYDGRVVEWVREKRGNSSSCWLEEIIEADIGDDYDHRKMEILSKVALKCVMEDRDLRPTMSQVVEMLQ